A part of Amycolatopsis lurida genomic DNA contains:
- a CDS encoding SON protein, producing the protein MEQTIPPGGAQWPPPQGWVPQPVPGPPARKPRWLLFGGIAGLVLVLLAGLTTWLLWPSKGDREPFEQALAGLSSAPAVRNSTSGVGGMIKTDVKTTAHGETSGTMSFQGKKIDILVVGGKVYFKAPDGMLPGAMADAGGTDELKDRWITGEDALFGPALQQFESPEKLAARLRAALDRADEIPGDQNETVRDVPALKASTPAGDLYVSKEAPHRLLRYSVKMPGGIPSMPGSESRPPIPSGAGLGESDVDALSPQETDAVYEDLTANTKKLSGAVDTSVRFDMNGAATVACGSSGCTVTANVSNSASASSGGKVSGKVNATMTANVTIGGRAAGSCRESASLPLNGSASISCVNGGAGSVFSSVEAEKKADAEARSRASGGVPVQYRIESIASVAVLAEAIGQVEITRLVDELTERRSKLGG; encoded by the coding sequence GTGGAGCAAACAATCCCACCCGGAGGCGCGCAGTGGCCGCCGCCGCAGGGCTGGGTCCCGCAACCGGTACCGGGGCCGCCCGCCCGGAAACCCCGGTGGCTGCTGTTCGGCGGGATCGCCGGACTGGTGCTGGTGCTCCTCGCGGGTCTGACGACCTGGCTCCTGTGGCCGTCGAAGGGGGACCGTGAACCCTTCGAGCAGGCGCTCGCCGGGCTTTCTTCGGCGCCTGCCGTCCGCAACAGCACCTCCGGGGTCGGCGGGATGATCAAGACGGACGTCAAGACCACCGCGCACGGTGAGACGTCCGGCACGATGTCCTTCCAGGGCAAGAAGATCGACATCCTGGTCGTCGGCGGCAAGGTCTACTTCAAGGCGCCGGACGGCATGCTGCCCGGGGCGATGGCGGACGCGGGCGGGACCGACGAGCTCAAGGACCGGTGGATCACCGGCGAGGACGCGCTGTTCGGCCCGGCTCTGCAGCAGTTCGAGTCCCCGGAGAAACTCGCCGCCCGGCTGCGCGCGGCGCTGGACCGGGCGGACGAGATCCCCGGGGATCAGAACGAGACCGTGCGGGACGTTCCGGCGCTCAAGGCGAGCACGCCGGCGGGTGACCTGTACGTCTCGAAGGAGGCACCGCACCGGCTTCTCCGCTACTCCGTGAAAATGCCCGGCGGGATACCGTCCATGCCCGGCTCGGAGTCACGGCCGCCGATCCCGTCCGGCGCCGGCCTCGGTGAGTCCGATGTGGACGCTTTGTCGCCGCAGGAGACCGACGCCGTCTACGAAGATCTGACGGCGAACACCAAGAAGCTGTCCGGTGCCGTCGACACCAGTGTGCGGTTCGACATGAACGGTGCGGCCACGGTCGCGTGCGGCTCGTCGGGCTGCACGGTGACGGCGAACGTGTCCAACTCCGCCTCGGCGAGCAGCGGTGGGAAGGTCAGCGGCAAGGTCAACGCCACGATGACCGCGAACGTGACCATCGGTGGCCGCGCGGCGGGCAGTTGCCGGGAAAGCGCCAGTCTGCCGTTGAACGGTTCGGCTTCGATCAGCTGTGTCAACGGCGGTGCCGGGAGCGTCTTCTCGTCCGTCGAAGCGGAGAAGAAGGCGGATGCCGAGGCGCGATCGCGAGCCTCCGGCGGGGTGCCGGTCCAGTACCGGATCGAGAGCATCGCGTCGGTCGCCGTGCTGGCCGAAGCGATCGGGCAGGTCGAGATCACCCGTCTGGTCGACGAGCTGACGGAACGCCGGTCGAAGCTCGGCGGCTGA
- a CDS encoding helix-turn-helix domain-containing protein has product MDTMRPQAFGDTPFLAATFEGNTRIAVWDPTPIPLAGGSKWSLGHQEPSVGQRSISCAGGDDLMTEEDDSPGEHIGATEHGDDLGSLDDELVRLYNDGETIEGLAKRYALSYHKVRTTLLTAGVTLRPPKIQLPPTPPGLVNAYLAGRSIRQLADIHGMSYNQTRRILLAEGVTLRPRGRQ; this is encoded by the coding sequence ATGGACACCATGCGCCCGCAAGCCTTCGGCGACACGCCGTTCCTGGCCGCCACATTCGAGGGAAACACTCGGATAGCGGTGTGGGATCCGACGCCCATACCGTTGGCTGGAGGGTCGAAATGGAGCCTGGGCCACCAGGAACCTAGCGTCGGACAACGATCGATCAGCTGTGCGGGCGGCGATGATCTGATGACCGAAGAAGATGACAGCCCCGGGGAACATATCGGGGCCACCGAGCATGGGGACGACCTCGGCTCACTGGACGACGAGCTGGTACGTCTCTACAACGACGGCGAGACGATCGAAGGTCTCGCGAAACGCTACGCGTTGAGCTATCACAAGGTACGCACCACCCTGCTGACCGCCGGTGTCACGCTCCGGCCGCCGAAAATCCAGCTCCCGCCCACACCTCCAGGCCTGGTCAACGCCTATCTGGCGGGCCGGAGCATCCGGCAGCTCGCCGACATTCACGGTATGAGTTACAACCAGACCCGCCGAATCCTTCTCGCCGAAGGCGTCACCCTGCGCCCACGAGGGCGACAGTAG
- a CDS encoding fasciclin domain-containing protein, which produces MSKLRVAGIGFTAVTALALAACSSNDSASSGSSSSAPAPAPSSSMSAPMSSAASGDGVTTNADVFGPACSQLPQGSAPGSLDSMGPQPVASAASTNPLLTKLVAAVKATNLVDTLNSQQAITVFAPADPAFQALGDAKFTELAGKPDQLAPILQYHVVGKRYDAKGLESAKSVESLNTAGGPVKIEGSGENMTVNGAKVLCGNIPTKNATVFVIDKVLTPGTNKN; this is translated from the coding sequence GTGAGCAAGCTTCGCGTCGCAGGAATCGGTTTCACCGCGGTCACCGCGCTGGCCCTGGCCGCCTGCAGCAGCAACGACAGCGCTTCGTCCGGCAGCTCCAGCAGTGCCCCCGCGCCCGCCCCGTCCTCGTCGATGTCGGCCCCGATGTCCAGCGCCGCCTCGGGTGACGGCGTCACCACCAACGCCGACGTGTTCGGCCCGGCCTGTTCGCAGCTGCCGCAGGGCAGTGCGCCCGGCTCGCTGGACTCGATGGGCCCGCAGCCGGTCGCCAGTGCCGCGTCGACCAACCCGCTGCTGACCAAGCTGGTCGCCGCGGTCAAGGCCACCAACCTGGTCGACACCCTCAACAGCCAGCAGGCCATCACCGTGTTCGCCCCGGCGGACCCGGCCTTCCAGGCCCTGGGTGACGCCAAGTTCACCGAGCTGGCGGGCAAGCCGGACCAGCTGGCCCCGATCCTGCAGTACCACGTCGTCGGCAAGCGTTACGACGCCAAGGGCCTGGAGTCCGCCAAGTCCGTGGAGAGCCTGAACACCGCGGGCGGCCCGGTGAAGATCGAGGGTTCCGGCGAGAACATGACCGTCAACGGCGCGAAGGTGCTGTGCGGCAACATCCCCACCAAGAACGCCACCGTCTTCGTCATCGACAAGGTGCTGACGCCGGGCACCAACAAGAACTAG
- a CDS encoding molybdopterin-dependent oxidoreductase: protein MKTSRADREPRLPLFGAALIGVVALAAALAAGHLVAGFLSANASPYLAVGNGAIDLTPVELKDFAVRTFGVYDKLVLLGGMAVVMVLAAAVAGVVSRRSPVPGVVLIAAFGLLGGFAVSQRPDLSTVALLAPLASLIAGVGVFLWLHRLASARSRAEEESSGAAPSRRSVLLAGAGAVVAAGAAGAGGQLLAGTRDAESSRTAIGRLVPAKPAPPIPADADFAKLGTPTFLTSNRDFYRVDTALSVPQVRAEDWSLRLHGMVRNEKRFSYDEIRNRPLIERTITMTCVSNEVGGTYVSTANFIGVDLGDLLREAEVLPGAEQIFSTSVDGWTAGSPVVAALDPERGAMLAIGMNGEPLPVEHGFPARMVIPGLYGYVSATKWVKDLEITTWKARRAYWLDRGWGEQAPIKTQSRIDSPKGFETVPAGKVRVSGVAWAQHTGVERVEVRLGANGNWQPATLSREVGVNTWRMWWTEFEVPAGSHQVTVRAVDKSGYTQTDARAGTVPDGATGWHVISFTAR from the coding sequence ATGAAGACTTCGCGGGCCGACCGGGAACCACGCCTTCCTCTCTTCGGGGCGGCGCTGATCGGTGTCGTGGCCCTCGCCGCGGCGCTGGCGGCCGGTCATCTGGTGGCCGGGTTCCTCAGCGCCAACGCCTCGCCGTACCTCGCGGTCGGCAACGGGGCGATCGATCTGACGCCGGTGGAGCTGAAGGACTTCGCGGTCCGGACGTTCGGCGTCTACGACAAGCTCGTGCTGCTCGGCGGGATGGCCGTCGTGATGGTGCTCGCCGCAGCCGTGGCGGGGGTCGTCTCGCGCCGGTCACCCGTTCCGGGGGTCGTGCTGATCGCCGCCTTCGGTCTGCTGGGCGGGTTCGCCGTGTCGCAGCGCCCCGACCTCTCGACGGTCGCGCTGCTCGCGCCGCTGGCCAGCCTGATCGCCGGGGTCGGCGTCTTCCTCTGGTTGCATCGCCTGGCCTCGGCCAGGTCGCGGGCCGAGGAGGAGTCTTCCGGCGCCGCTCCGTCCCGCAGGTCGGTGCTGCTGGCCGGAGCCGGTGCCGTCGTCGCCGCGGGTGCGGCGGGCGCCGGAGGGCAGCTCCTCGCCGGCACCCGGGACGCGGAGTCTTCCCGGACGGCCATCGGACGCCTCGTTCCCGCCAAGCCGGCACCGCCGATCCCGGCCGACGCGGATTTCGCCAAACTGGGCACGCCGACGTTCCTCACCTCGAACCGTGACTTCTACCGCGTCGACACCGCGCTGTCGGTGCCGCAGGTCCGGGCCGAGGACTGGAGCCTCCGGCTGCATGGCATGGTGCGCAACGAAAAACGCTTCAGCTACGACGAGATCCGCAACCGGCCGCTGATCGAGCGCACCATCACCATGACCTGCGTGTCCAACGAGGTCGGCGGGACCTATGTGTCCACGGCGAACTTCATCGGCGTCGACCTCGGGGATCTGCTGCGGGAGGCCGAAGTCCTGCCGGGTGCGGAGCAGATCTTCTCCACCAGTGTCGACGGCTGGACGGCGGGCAGCCCGGTCGTGGCCGCGCTCGACCCGGAGCGGGGCGCGATGCTGGCGATCGGGATGAACGGCGAACCCCTCCCGGTCGAACACGGTTTTCCCGCGCGAATGGTCATCCCGGGTCTCTATGGCTATGTTTCGGCGACGAAGTGGGTTAAGGACCTGGAGATCACCACCTGGAAAGCGCGCCGCGCGTACTGGCTCGACCGCGGCTGGGGTGAACAGGCCCCGATCAAAACGCAGTCCAGGATCGACAGTCCGAAAGGATTCGAAACGGTGCCCGCGGGGAAGGTCCGCGTTTCGGGCGTGGCGTGGGCGCAGCACACCGGTGTCGAGCGGGTCGAAGTCCGGCTCGGCGCGAACGGGAACTGGCAGCCCGCAACGCTTTCCCGTGAGGTGGGCGTCAACACCTGGCGGATGTGGTGGACCGAATTCGAGGTCCCGGCCGGCAGTCACCAGGTCACCGTCCGGGCTGTCGACAAATCCGGTTACACCCAGACCGACGCCCGCGCGGGAACCGTTCCGGACGGCGCGACGGGCTGGCATGTCATCAGTTTCACCGCACGGTGA
- a CDS encoding PQQ-dependent sugar dehydrogenase: MTRRHFRRGLSLVAGLALAGALLPAMSSAEPGETRGVPLGELTATATKVASGLVNPTAITALNDGSGRILIVEKRGVVRAYHPRTGLAAKPVLDISAKVNGADVERGLLGLAIAKDRRVYVAYTRKADSAVTLSRVRLDTGELTELITQPHSEFPNHNGGQLAFGQDGYLYWGIGDGGGGGDPLASGQRLDTLLGKILRIDVDRACRPLKYCVPAGNPFVGVAGARPEIWSYGLRNPWRFSFDPADGSLWIGDVGQGRFEEVDHLAKGKGGANFGWSCKEGPVVFDETRCKDGVTYTDPVFHYISGAEGCAVIGGHVYRGRKYAALAGGTYLATDFCQGTAWAVRKKTDGTYESARIGEFPLDATTFGTDQNGELYLADEQPGGLHRISFARKG; encoded by the coding sequence ATGACGCGACGGCACTTCCGCCGGGGGTTGTCCCTGGTGGCCGGGCTCGCTTTGGCGGGTGCGCTGCTCCCGGCCATGAGCAGCGCGGAACCCGGGGAGACGCGGGGCGTTCCGCTCGGCGAGCTGACCGCCACGGCGACCAAGGTCGCGTCCGGGCTGGTCAACCCGACCGCGATCACCGCGCTGAACGACGGCAGCGGCCGGATCCTCATCGTGGAGAAGAGAGGCGTCGTCCGGGCTTACCATCCCCGGACCGGGCTCGCCGCCAAGCCGGTTCTGGACATCAGCGCCAAGGTGAACGGCGCGGACGTCGAGCGCGGGCTGCTCGGGTTGGCGATCGCCAAGGACCGGCGGGTTTACGTCGCGTACACCCGCAAAGCCGACAGTGCGGTGACTCTGTCCCGCGTCCGGCTGGACACCGGCGAGCTCACCGAGCTGATCACCCAGCCGCATTCCGAGTTCCCCAACCACAACGGCGGCCAGCTGGCGTTCGGCCAGGACGGGTATCTGTACTGGGGGATCGGTGACGGTGGCGGAGGCGGCGATCCGCTAGCCAGCGGGCAGCGCCTGGACACGTTGCTGGGCAAGATCCTGCGGATCGACGTCGACCGCGCGTGCCGTCCGCTGAAGTACTGCGTCCCAGCAGGCAATCCGTTCGTCGGCGTCGCGGGCGCGCGTCCGGAGATCTGGTCGTACGGGCTCCGCAATCCGTGGCGGTTCTCCTTCGATCCGGCCGACGGTTCGCTGTGGATCGGCGACGTCGGCCAGGGCCGGTTCGAGGAGGTCGACCACCTCGCCAAGGGCAAGGGCGGCGCGAACTTCGGCTGGTCCTGCAAAGAAGGGCCGGTCGTGTTCGACGAGACACGGTGCAAGGACGGCGTGACCTACACCGATCCGGTCTTCCACTACATCTCCGGCGCGGAAGGCTGCGCGGTGATCGGCGGGCATGTCTACCGCGGCAGGAAGTACGCGGCGCTGGCGGGCGGGACCTACCTCGCCACCGACTTCTGCCAGGGAACGGCCTGGGCCGTCCGCAAGAAGACCGACGGCACCTACGAAAGCGCCCGGATCGGCGAGTTCCCGCTCGACGCCACCACGTTCGGCACCGACCAGAACGGCGAGCTGTACCTGGCCGACGAGCAGCCCGGCGGACTGCACCGGATCTCGTTCGCGCGCAAGGGCTGA
- the argG gene encoding argininosuccinate synthase, with the protein MSKVLTSLPVGERVGIAFSGGLDTSVAVAWMREKGAVPCTYTADIGQYDEPDIASVPGRAKAYGAEIARAVDCKAALVEEGLAALACGAFHIRNGGRTYFNTTPLGRAVTGTLLVRAMLEDDVQIWGDGSTFKGNDIERFYRYGLLANPSLRIYKPWLDAAFVSELGGRKEMSEWLQAHGLPYRDSTEKAYSTDANIWGATHEAKSLEHLDTGIEIVNPIMGVRFWDPEVEIAPEDVTIGFEQGRPVTINGKEFATAVDLVLEANAIGGRHGLGMSDQIENRIIEAKSRGIYEAPGMALLHAAYERLVNAIHNEDTLASYHNEGRRLGRLMYEGRWLDPQAMMLRESLQRWVGAAVTGEVTLRLRRGEDYSILDTTGPFFSYHPDKLSMERTEDSAFGPVDRIGQLTMRNLDIADSRAKLEQYAGLGMVGGGHPTLIGAAQAASTGLIGAMDAGGAQAIASRGKASGEDELLDHAAIESGTD; encoded by the coding sequence ATGTCCAAGGTACTCACCTCTCTGCCTGTCGGCGAACGCGTCGGGATCGCCTTCTCCGGCGGCCTCGACACCTCGGTAGCGGTCGCGTGGATGCGCGAGAAGGGTGCAGTGCCGTGCACCTACACCGCTGACATCGGCCAGTACGACGAACCCGACATCGCGTCGGTCCCGGGCCGGGCGAAGGCCTACGGCGCCGAGATCGCGCGCGCCGTCGACTGCAAGGCCGCGCTGGTCGAGGAAGGGCTCGCGGCGCTGGCCTGCGGCGCCTTCCACATCCGCAACGGCGGCCGCACCTACTTCAACACGACCCCGCTCGGCCGCGCGGTCACCGGCACGCTGCTGGTGCGCGCGATGCTCGAGGACGACGTCCAGATCTGGGGCGACGGGTCCACCTTCAAGGGCAACGACATCGAGCGGTTCTACCGTTACGGGCTGCTCGCGAACCCGTCCCTGCGGATCTACAAACCGTGGCTGGACGCCGCGTTCGTCAGCGAGCTCGGCGGCCGCAAGGAGATGTCCGAGTGGCTGCAGGCCCACGGCCTGCCGTACCGGGACAGCACCGAGAAGGCCTACTCCACCGACGCGAACATCTGGGGCGCGACGCACGAGGCCAAGTCGCTGGAGCACCTCGACACCGGCATCGAGATCGTGAACCCGATCATGGGCGTCCGGTTCTGGGACCCCGAGGTCGAGATCGCGCCGGAGGACGTCACGATCGGCTTCGAGCAGGGCCGCCCGGTGACGATCAACGGCAAGGAGTTCGCCACCGCGGTCGACCTGGTCCTGGAGGCCAACGCCATCGGCGGGCGGCACGGGCTCGGCATGTCCGACCAGATCGAGAACCGGATCATCGAGGCCAAGAGCCGCGGTATCTACGAGGCGCCGGGCATGGCGCTGCTGCACGCGGCGTACGAGCGGCTCGTCAACGCGATCCACAACGAGGACACCCTCGCCAGCTACCACAACGAAGGCCGTCGTCTCGGCAGGCTCATGTACGAAGGCCGCTGGCTGGACCCGCAGGCGATGATGCTGCGCGAATCACTGCAGCGGTGGGTCGGCGCGGCCGTCACCGGCGAGGTCACCCTGCGGCTGCGGCGCGGCGAGGACTACTCGATCCTCGACACCACCGGCCCGTTCTTCAGCTACCACCCGGACAAGCTGTCCATGGAGCGCACCGAGGACTCGGCGTTCGGCCCGGTGGACCGGATCGGCCAGCTCACCATGCGGAACCTCGACATCGCGGACTCGCGCGCCAAGCTCGAGCAGTACGCCGGGCTCGGCATGGTCGGTGGCGGGCACCCGACCCTGATCGGCGCCGCGCAGGCCGCGTCGACCGGTCTGATCGGGGCCATGGACGCGGGCGGCGCGCAGGCGATCGCCTCGCGTGGCAAGGCCTCGGGCGAGGACGAACTGCTGGACCACGCCGCGATCGAATCCGGCACGGACTGA